One Algibacter sp. L3A6 genomic region harbors:
- a CDS encoding DUF421 domain-containing protein → MTLQDYINLVLSVLGVFSIIIIITRIFGLRTFAKMSSFDFASTIAVGSILASIIMNSNYSLGKGAVALIAIIGFQTLFSYLVRKIDFFKNLFTNKPQIIMWNGKILHRKLKACNVGEDDLIAKLREANVHDFNEVKAVIFESTGDISVIHNNEQKPVDAEVLVDVSKEGLNWNN, encoded by the coding sequence ATGACTTTACAAGACTATATTAATTTAGTACTTTCCGTATTAGGTGTTTTTTCAATAATAATTATTATAACTAGAATTTTCGGTTTAAGAACTTTTGCTAAAATGTCTAGTTTCGACTTTGCATCAACCATTGCAGTTGGATCTATTTTAGCCTCCATTATAATGAATAGTAATTATTCTTTAGGTAAAGGAGCTGTTGCATTAATCGCTATTATTGGTTTTCAAACCTTGTTCTCTTATCTGGTTAGAAAAATAGATTTCTTTAAAAATCTATTTACAAATAAGCCTCAAATTATTATGTGGAATGGTAAAATTCTTCATAGAAAACTGAAGGCGTGTAATGTTGGTGAAGACGATTTAATAGCGAAACTGAGAGAGGCAAATGTACACGACTTTAATGAGGTGAAAGCGGTTATTTTTGAAAGTACTGGTGATATTTCTGTAATTCATAATAACGAACAAAAACCTGTTGATGCTGAGGTATTGGTAGATGTGAGTAAAGAAGGATTGAATTGGAATAATTAA
- a CDS encoding FUSC family protein, translating to MNKHLNNVELFLRGSNLYRGIRLTTAVVTPLVIMYILGYAEWAPSVVVGVFLNAPGDIPGSLKRKVNAILISIGLTMLVTCTILFFKPYLVALLIAITIISFVVSLISVYGFRASLVSFSGLLSMVLALAVQKESPQEIFNHIGLMGIGGLWYLLISFTFQKLAPKKDNNQLLSDTLALIGEYLKLRARLLTKKNKRETLIKEALVLQTQINEKHETLREVLYVERKKSGRSHYDEKQLLIFISTINIFELIEAKHLDYNEIDRLFLDRKDFLKASKNLNKVLGNHLIKLSDLLIQKRKIPNKNVLLEALAKANDAISDYVDDVTLPKAREGALVLKNLYDYQELLLEEVRAIRRVMANVREASKVSLKRQDASQFLTLQEYRLNVIIQNLSFSSNLFRHALRFTVAVLFAFILGTVLEIHNTYWIVLTILVIMRPNYGLTKERSKDRIIGTLIGASVAISIVLLTQNVIVYATLAIVSLIFAFALIQENYKFAAALITINVIFVYSLINPNAFEVIQYRVIDTIIGAIIAIVANYLLWPSWEVNNLKDVLHDAVKKNTCYLLATKDLYHAKKQNQLAYKVARKDAFLAISNLNAAFQRLTQDPKSKQREFQLIYSLVTLNQTMVSATASIGSFIVNHKTTSASKEFDVMVLKIADTLQMSCALLEGKPIIKQSDAESIKEAEDVLLKTFQHLSHKRDKNIKKGNTEISTRDMHHLQEAYLIPNQLIWLKSLSENLKRATRKYIEAI from the coding sequence TTGAATAAACACTTAAACAATGTAGAGCTATTTTTAAGAGGCTCCAATTTATATAGAGGTATTAGGCTAACTACTGCAGTGGTTACACCTTTGGTTATTATGTATATTTTGGGGTATGCTGAGTGGGCTCCATCTGTAGTGGTTGGTGTGTTTTTAAATGCACCAGGAGACATTCCGGGGAGTTTAAAAAGAAAGGTAAATGCCATTTTAATTAGTATTGGCTTAACCATGCTGGTTACTTGCACAATACTGTTTTTTAAGCCTTACTTAGTGGCTTTACTCATTGCTATCACTATTATATCTTTTGTGGTTTCTCTTATATCGGTGTATGGCTTTAGAGCTTCGTTAGTTTCTTTTTCTGGTTTATTATCCATGGTGCTGGCGCTTGCAGTTCAAAAAGAAAGTCCTCAAGAGATTTTTAATCATATCGGGCTTATGGGCATTGGTGGGCTTTGGTACTTATTGATATCCTTCACCTTTCAGAAATTAGCACCTAAAAAAGATAATAATCAATTACTATCTGATACGCTAGCGCTTATTGGAGAATATTTAAAATTAAGAGCGCGATTATTAACTAAGAAGAATAAACGTGAAACGCTTATAAAAGAAGCCTTAGTACTGCAAACACAGATTAACGAAAAGCACGAAACTTTAAGAGAGGTGCTCTACGTTGAAAGAAAGAAATCTGGTCGTTCTCACTATGATGAAAAGCAACTATTAATATTTATATCGACCATAAATATATTCGAACTTATTGAAGCAAAGCATCTAGATTATAATGAAATTGATAGATTGTTTCTTGATAGGAAAGACTTTCTGAAAGCATCTAAGAATTTGAATAAAGTGTTGGGTAATCATTTGATAAAATTATCAGATTTGCTTATTCAAAAACGAAAAATTCCTAATAAGAATGTTTTGTTGGAGGCACTAGCTAAAGCTAATGATGCAATTTCGGATTATGTGGATGATGTTACTCTTCCAAAAGCAAGAGAAGGCGCATTAGTTTTAAAAAACCTATATGATTATCAAGAATTATTACTAGAAGAAGTAAGAGCTATTCGACGTGTTATGGCCAATGTAAGAGAGGCTTCTAAGGTGTCGTTAAAAAGACAAGATGCTAGTCAGTTTTTAACGCTGCAAGAATATAGGTTAAATGTTATTATTCAAAACCTTAGTTTTAGTTCTAATTTATTTCGGCATGCTCTGCGTTTTACCGTAGCAGTATTGTTTGCTTTTATACTAGGTACTGTTTTAGAAATCCATAATACGTATTGGATAGTTTTGACCATTTTGGTAATTATGCGCCCTAATTATGGTTTAACCAAAGAGCGTTCTAAAGATCGTATTATTGGCACACTTATAGGAGCCTCTGTTGCAATTAGTATTGTGCTATTAACACAAAATGTTATTGTTTACGCCACATTAGCTATTGTATCACTCATTTTTGCATTCGCATTAATTCAGGAGAATTATAAATTTGCGGCGGCGTTAATTACAATCAATGTTATTTTTGTTTACTCGCTTATAAACCCGAATGCTTTCGAAGTTATACAATATCGTGTTATAGATACTATTATAGGAGCAATTATTGCTATAGTAGCGAACTATTTATTATGGCCAAGTTGGGAGGTTAACAATTTAAAAGATGTACTTCATGATGCAGTAAAGAAAAATACATGTTATTTACTTGCTACAAAAGATTTATACCACGCTAAAAAACAGAACCAATTGGCTTATAAAGTCGCTAGAAAAGATGCTTTTTTAGCAATAAGTAATTTAAATGCGGCTTTTCAAAGGTTAACACAAGATCCTAAATCTAAACAAAGGGAATTTCAACTTATATATAGTTTAGTCACTCTAAATCAAACTATGGTTTCTGCTACAGCCTCTATAGGTAGTTTTATTGTTAATCATAAAACGACTTCAGCTTCTAAAGAATTTGATGTTATGGTTCTTAAAATAGCAGATACATTGCAAATGTCTTGTGCTTTATTAGAAGGTAAGCCTATTATCAAACAAAGTGATGCGGAGTCGATTAAAGAAGCAGAAGATGTACTATTAAAAACGTTTCAGCATCTTTCTCATAAAAGAGATAAAAATATTAAAAAAGGTAATACCGAAATTAGTACTAGAGATATGCACCACTTGCAGGAAGCTTATTTAATACCAAATCAACTTATTTGGTTAAAATCATTATCTGAAAATTTAAAACGAGCCACACGAAAATATATTGAAGCGATTTAG
- a CDS encoding phosphodiester glycosidase family protein — MINNKTAKIPNILNTLRNEKINTWFDLGLFIDKFKEQNLASAFKGKASTFDAEIEKGGVAFLTFYFTIDGITVETEKYAKIFKNIYPGIPIHFIAGDIKDEADELIPSSAFKKVIPEMEAFDAWPLYEDFFNIKMERGSEAYNALIGKFWKEVLVLVEKLGSYIEENDISLLYLINVCSNPGNVSLALATVLISEYLGIPVINNNHDFYWEGGNRKEDIAKKGLKKGPRDFFFHNAHIGEFFSVIEMVYPWESRSWMNVNINKMQQEHLININGHNPANVALLGTAVDTKMHQMSKRDIIKAFMQVSTIFANEKDTITVHTAAHHKDSERSLKPILLGHKTIKNFDFVNNNIVFLQPTRVISRKSIELNFKLIKRLFSYDSFAEKFSTNPQLKLSLIVSGPIPHGQQNYYRDLKGDFTNFLKELPKEYKSRVLLGFLFSEFDKNEFKKKYKKPLNIEQLYDVASLILLPSQTEGRGLPIIEAAACGTPIFCRQYEPREVYDQVIGRHLDESLRLNVLEFKGSKVPKLLAEKICDHVFYPQNRMVDVTHNRSVINKRYSIESLEKNMRYIIERMCLQLDALGSEDNTQVVTLLKAYKKSVEFENEDLNVILNKKTRHYLPGYGRLSFMLYLKSLIDPSFFRVEEQLVKGKVMRYARMMENDIPDLVNTNLQQIHKYYNAIDDIFKYVDGEISTRHDHALTYRHRNKKSFAYQAFTYQEVTGLVNMIYNDIFKPQHLADLTLAPQFFADWELALFQLTNSKYLGIDDRKILTTNLKKNVPKGYFPGRYIKHELEYFVLQPIRAQLKLTIEEELTEKVLQGSVDSLEKIYIFIHEPRITKWFSSANIKEYLESGKEPELGLLYKAGVVQIVETKQWSEGVHFPQMGPKAIKILRDIKEANGFLITNGEYSAMMTDIIEIDHFHIGKVLYEMTAKIMGIPKDSGFIQFVPAAVRTTLAYPTPIQTAKDFNLALKSDDFTELKNTIGEKELFKIISTDAIENGTPIIKLLEQIKEGLKETKTAEKVKSSFAGGVYSDGLPWSGVLAEIDTKQHKWKFAAHIANKEPKNVPALIKEYKKKSKNPNKIELAWNGGYILNPELVGKLGLPETYIGSPLGLLIMDNKVFCPPLFNKPAFIIYKNGDVDIRKVNCEAGLIVKGKQKNIVLSANNYNKHSDSEACFYDLSYSEETFKGNGNVIIRIAGNTVKQIIKTKAGESVPAISVGITLSIPSKIFSNTMFKEGIPLDIQLLEPETNPFKWNEISYAIEAGPMLIDGGKQILNMEDEGWKTSNSIKTQAARLDFTDMRGPKIAVGITKEGKLMVLMVNGRIRESVGATHFDMVDILLKYGMDKAMGFDPGGSSTLVVDGNIMNISPYNKNYEKDIYSLPPEPRFVANAIMGWIDE; from the coding sequence ATGATTAATAATAAAACAGCGAAAATACCTAACATATTAAATACATTAAGAAATGAAAAAATAAATACTTGGTTTGACCTCGGTTTATTTATTGATAAATTTAAAGAACAAAATTTAGCATCTGCCTTTAAAGGAAAGGCTTCTACTTTCGATGCTGAAATTGAAAAAGGTGGTGTTGCGTTTCTTACCTTTTACTTTACCATAGATGGTATTACGGTAGAAACGGAAAAATATGCCAAAATCTTTAAAAATATTTATCCCGGTATACCCATCCACTTTATTGCTGGAGATATAAAGGATGAAGCAGATGAGCTAATCCCAAGTAGCGCTTTTAAAAAAGTAATTCCAGAAATGGAAGCCTTTGATGCTTGGCCGCTATACGAAGATTTCTTTAATATAAAAATGGAACGTGGCAGTGAGGCTTACAATGCACTTATTGGGAAATTCTGGAAAGAGGTTTTAGTTTTAGTCGAAAAACTGGGTAGCTACATTGAGGAAAACGATATTTCGCTGTTGTATCTCATTAATGTTTGCTCGAATCCTGGAAATGTTTCACTGGCGCTTGCCACAGTTTTAATTTCGGAATATTTAGGTATTCCTGTAATAAACAACAATCATGACTTTTATTGGGAAGGCGGAAATAGAAAGGAAGACATTGCAAAGAAAGGCTTAAAAAAAGGCCCGAGAGATTTCTTTTTTCATAATGCACATATTGGCGAATTTTTCTCTGTTATAGAAATGGTTTACCCATGGGAAAGTCGTTCGTGGATGAATGTAAATATTAATAAAATGCAGCAAGAGCATCTTATTAATATTAATGGTCATAACCCTGCAAATGTAGCCTTACTCGGGACTGCTGTAGATACCAAAATGCACCAAATGAGTAAACGTGATATTATAAAAGCGTTTATGCAAGTATCTACCATTTTTGCTAATGAAAAAGACACCATTACCGTACATACTGCTGCTCACCATAAAGACAGTGAACGCTCACTAAAACCAATACTTTTAGGACATAAAACTATTAAAAATTTTGATTTTGTAAATAATAACATCGTATTTCTACAACCTACACGAGTAATTAGTAGAAAATCTATTGAGCTTAACTTTAAGCTTATTAAACGTTTGTTTTCTTACGACTCCTTTGCTGAGAAATTTTCTACTAATCCGCAGTTAAAATTATCACTCATAGTTTCTGGTCCTATTCCTCATGGCCAGCAAAATTACTATCGCGATTTAAAAGGAGATTTTACAAATTTCCTTAAGGAACTTCCAAAGGAATACAAATCTCGTGTATTACTCGGCTTTCTATTTAGTGAATTTGATAAAAACGAGTTTAAGAAAAAATACAAGAAACCTTTAAATATTGAACAACTATACGATGTTGCTTCTCTAATTTTATTACCAAGCCAAACCGAAGGACGTGGCTTACCCATTATAGAAGCTGCAGCTTGTGGAACACCCATATTTTGTAGACAATATGAACCAAGGGAAGTTTACGACCAAGTAATTGGTAGACATTTAGATGAATCTCTACGTTTAAACGTTTTAGAATTTAAAGGCTCTAAAGTCCCTAAATTACTAGCCGAGAAAATATGCGACCACGTGTTTTATCCACAAAACCGAATGGTAGATGTTACACATAACCGAAGCGTAATTAATAAACGTTACAGCATCGAATCGTTAGAAAAAAACATGCGATATATTATTGAGCGCATGTGTTTACAACTAGATGCCTTAGGCAGTGAAGATAATACGCAAGTTGTTACCTTATTAAAGGCGTATAAAAAATCGGTTGAATTTGAAAACGAAGATTTAAACGTTATTCTAAACAAAAAAACAAGACATTATTTACCAGGCTATGGGCGCTTGTCTTTTATGCTGTATTTAAAATCTTTAATAGACCCTAGTTTTTTTAGAGTTGAAGAGCAGCTTGTAAAAGGAAAAGTAATGCGCTATGCTAGAATGATGGAAAACGATATTCCGGATTTAGTAAACACTAATTTGCAACAGATCCATAAATACTACAATGCAATTGATGATATTTTTAAATATGTAGATGGTGAAATTTCAACCAGACATGATCATGCGCTAACCTACAGACATAGAAACAAAAAATCTTTTGCATATCAGGCTTTTACATATCAGGAAGTAACAGGCTTAGTGAATATGATTTATAATGATATTTTTAAACCTCAACATTTAGCCGATTTAACTTTGGCTCCACAGTTTTTTGCAGATTGGGAATTGGCTCTTTTTCAATTAACCAACAGTAAATACTTAGGTATAGATGATCGAAAAATACTAACAACCAATTTAAAGAAGAATGTTCCCAAAGGGTATTTCCCTGGACGATACATTAAGCATGAGTTAGAATATTTTGTTCTACAGCCCATTCGTGCTCAATTAAAATTAACTATAGAAGAGGAACTTACAGAAAAAGTTCTACAAGGCAGCGTAGATTCTCTAGAAAAGATATATATATTTATCCATGAGCCAAGAATAACCAAGTGGTTTTCTAGTGCAAACATTAAAGAATATTTAGAAAGTGGTAAAGAACCAGAATTGGGTTTACTATATAAAGCAGGCGTTGTTCAAATAGTTGAAACGAAACAATGGTCGGAAGGTGTACATTTTCCGCAAATGGGACCAAAAGCCATCAAAATTTTAAGAGACATCAAAGAAGCAAATGGTTTTTTAATAACCAACGGTGAATATTCTGCTATGATGACTGACATTATAGAAATTGATCACTTCCATATTGGTAAGGTTTTATATGAAATGACTGCCAAAATTATGGGCATACCAAAAGATAGTGGTTTTATTCAATTTGTACCAGCAGCTGTCCGAACTACTTTGGCCTACCCTACTCCAATTCAAACCGCAAAAGATTTTAACTTAGCTTTAAAAAGCGATGATTTTACCGAACTAAAAAATACTATTGGAGAAAAAGAGTTATTTAAAATAATTTCTACTGATGCCATAGAAAACGGAACGCCAATTATTAAACTTCTTGAGCAAATAAAAGAAGGTTTGAAAGAAACTAAAACTGCAGAAAAAGTGAAATCTTCTTTCGCAGGTGGTGTTTATAGCGATGGTTTACCTTGGAGTGGTGTATTAGCCGAAATTGATACCAAACAGCATAAATGGAAATTTGCAGCACATATTGCAAATAAAGAACCTAAAAATGTACCTGCTCTAATTAAGGAATATAAGAAGAAAAGTAAAAATCCTAATAAAATAGAACTCGCCTGGAATGGTGGCTATATTTTAAATCCTGAGTTAGTTGGCAAACTTGGACTACCTGAAACCTATATTGGTTCTCCTTTAGGTTTATTGATTATGGACAATAAAGTGTTTTGTCCGCCATTATTTAACAAACCAGCCTTTATAATTTATAAAAATGGTGATGTTGATATCAGGAAAGTAAATTGTGAAGCTGGTTTAATTGTAAAAGGTAAACAAAAAAATATTGTTCTTAGTGCGAATAATTATAACAAGCATAGCGATTCCGAGGCTTGCTTTTACGATTTATCTTATTCTGAAGAAACCTTTAAAGGAAATGGAAATGTTATTATCAGAATTGCAGGAAATACTGTAAAACAAATTATTAAAACGAAAGCAGGTGAATCTGTTCCCGCTATTTCCGTCGGTATTACTTTATCCATTCCTTCTAAAATTTTCTCTAACACCATGTTTAAAGAAGGCATACCTTTAGACATTCAACTTTTAGAGCCAGAAACCAATCCTTTTAAATGGAATGAGATTTCGTATGCTATCGAAGCTGGCCCTATGCTAATAGACGGCGGAAAGCAAATTTTAAATATGGAAGATGAAGGTTGGAAAACCTCTAACTCTATTAAAACACAAGCCGCTAGGTTAGATTTCACAGATATGCGCGGACCAAAAATTGCCGTAGGTATTACAAAAGAAGGTAAGCTTATGGTGCTTATGGTTAATGGAAGAATTAGAGAATCGGTTGGGGCTACTCATTTCGATATGGTTGATATTCTTTTAAAATATGGTATGGATAAAGCTATGGGATTTGATCCAGGAGGAAGTAGCACCTTAGTAGTGGATGGAAATATTATGAATATCTCTCCTTACAATAAAAACTACGAGAAAGATATTTACTCGTTACCTCCAGAACCTAGATTTGTAGCTAATGCTATTATGGGTTGGATTGATGAATAG
- a CDS encoding glycosyltransferase: MRIGIIIGRIGGVDGVALETEKWIDVLKKLGHEVFIMSGEFESWTMDYDHDYLFPALSFFSVEAEWGQRKAFYEPDKDPGPLLEHVESASNMIHDAMVKWVADKKIEVLLSENASALPCHLSMGVAIKKLIKTTGLPIVTHDHDFHWERGERYVSAHPEINQYVDDNFPLLLPDVKHAVINTFGVETFKNRFNIDATLVPNVMDFNRIYGVPTPENQFFLKDLGITEDEIALLQVTRIVRRKGIETAISLIDKLDDKKLKLVITGNNNDDENKEYYNELIDQIHQLNLSSQIIFAADKVLDHKDLSDVYAHGRAATYFSTYEGFGNAFVETVLAKKPIFVNNYKPVYMQDIGNKGFETVMIEDGNLTPDSVQQMSDIIYNPQRCLEIGEYNFEIGKKYFSYDVLEEKLSSLFKF; this comes from the coding sequence ATGCGAATAGGTATTATTATTGGTAGAATTGGCGGCGTGGACGGTGTTGCGCTAGAAACTGAGAAATGGATTGATGTATTAAAAAAATTGGGACATGAGGTGTTTATTATGTCTGGAGAATTTGAGTCGTGGACTATGGATTACGATCATGATTACTTGTTTCCTGCTTTATCCTTTTTTTCGGTAGAGGCTGAATGGGGACAACGCAAAGCTTTTTATGAACCGGATAAAGATCCAGGACCATTGTTGGAACATGTTGAGAGTGCTTCGAACATGATTCATGATGCCATGGTTAAATGGGTGGCTGACAAAAAGATTGAGGTTTTACTTTCTGAAAACGCATCGGCACTACCCTGCCACCTTTCTATGGGGGTTGCCATTAAAAAACTGATTAAAACTACAGGCCTACCTATTGTAACTCATGATCATGATTTTCACTGGGAACGTGGTGAGCGCTATGTATCGGCTCATCCGGAAATTAACCAATATGTAGATGATAATTTTCCGTTGTTATTGCCTGATGTAAAACATGCCGTTATTAATACGTTTGGTGTTGAAACGTTTAAAAATAGATTTAACATAGATGCTACTTTAGTGCCGAATGTTATGGATTTTAATCGCATTTACGGCGTGCCAACTCCAGAAAATCAGTTTTTCCTTAAAGACTTAGGTATTACCGAAGATGAAATTGCCCTTTTGCAAGTTACCCGTATTGTGAGACGTAAAGGTATTGAGACTGCCATTTCTTTAATTGATAAACTGGATGATAAAAAACTAAAACTTGTTATTACTGGGAATAATAATGATGATGAAAATAAGGAATATTACAATGAATTAATAGACCAGATACATCAACTTAATTTATCGAGCCAAATAATATTTGCTGCAGATAAGGTTTTAGATCACAAAGACCTATCGGACGTTTATGCCCACGGTAGAGCTGCAACTTATTTTAGTACTTACGAAGGTTTTGGGAATGCTTTTGTAGAAACCGTACTTGCCAAAAAACCAATTTTTGTAAATAACTACAAACCGGTTTACATGCAGGACATTGGTAATAAAGGCTTTGAAACCGTAATGATTGAAGATGGCAACTTAACTCCGGATAGCGTGCAACAGATGTCTGACATTATATACAACCCACAACGTTGTTTAGAAATTGGTGAATATAACTTTGAGATAGGAAAAAAGTATTTTTCGTATGATGTACTAGAAGAAAAATTAAGCAGTCTATTTAAATTTTAA